CTCGGCCGCCATGTACCCGGTGGGGAAGATGTCGGAAAGGAACACCACCTGCTCGTCCGGCATGCCGTCGGGGATCTTGAGCGCGTTGGCGCCCGCTTTCACCACTCTGAGGAACCCCGCCTGCCCGCCCGGGTACCCACCGGTCAGGTGCGAGTACCCGTACAGCCCGGCCGGGGCGTGTCCCATCGCCTCCGCCGCGAGCCCGGCGTTCGGGTTCGTGGTGTCGCAACACGAGTAGAACTGCTTCTGACAGAACCAGCACTCGCCGCACGCGATGTCGAACGGGACGACGATCCGGTCGCCCTTCTTGAACTCGGTCACCGAGCGCCCCACTTCGACGACCTCGCCCATCGGTTCGTGGCCCAAGATGTCGCCCGCCCGCATGGTCGGCATGTAGTGGTCGTACAGGTGCAGGTCCGAGCCGCAGATACACGTCGACGTAACCTTGATGATCACGTCGGTCGGTTCCTGGATCTTCGGGTCCGGGGCGGTGTCGCACCGGACGTCACCCTTACCGTGCCAGACGATCGCCTTCATGAAATTGTCCAATGGGATAAGTGGTGCCCACCAGTTCGAAGAGTTCGGCCCCGGGTCGCGATCCCGGCGAGCGGGTTGCGGTGCAGGGGGGCGAGCCGGCGCGTGCCGAGTGACCGGAACGTGTTACTCCCCGGCCGGGTGTTTTGCCTACCTTCCGCTTTCGTGCTTCTTGATCGGAGAGCGGGGCTTCGAAAGGCGCCGCTCGCACACCAGCCGGTTCACGCGTACGGCAATCGAAAACTCCGGAGCGCGGTTCGGCTCGAAAGTGGAACATTCAATCCCGATCAGATTCACTAAGCAGTTTGCGAGCCGACAATGGGTTCCAATCCCGGATCGCGGGTAATCCCGACAGGTAAACCGGCCCGGTGACTGAATTGGTCCGAAGCCTAGCGGGAACCGTTTGCAGGGGCACGCGCCCCTTCGAAGAGACGTGGTAAAGGGACGGACCGCGCGTCGACCAACGCTAACGGCCGTGCTACGGCAGAGTAACCGTGGCTCCCCAAGGTTCCCTTCCCGATAGTGTGCCCCCGGCGGGTAGGACCTCTCGGCGATCGCTCCAATCTGAGCCCTCCGCGGCTCGAATCGTTCCGGGAACGGGGCCACGCCTCGAAAGGAGGCGGTGGTCCGGTCGGTGCGCCGGGGCGAGGCGATTTGTCGAGCCGTGCTCACAAAGAGCAGCTCCCGGTTCCGGGAGAACAGATCTTCCACAGACACGGGAACTTCACTTCCATGTCGGGGCACGCGACTGCCGTACGGTACCGTACCAGCGGCCACTCGCCGCGCCTCTCTTACGCGCCACCGGGGTCCGATGTCGGGAATACCCCGCCGTGCCGCGAGTGGGGTTCTCGGGTCACGGGTTCACACAATTGGTCCGGGCGTTGCTGTGCGCACTGACCCGTTCGGAGCGGGTTTGTGGAGCCACGAGCATGAAAACGGTCGGCTGGCACGCGTCGCACGAGCTGTACCCGCCCGGCAAGTTGATCCGGCTCGCCCGGCGCGCCGAGGGCGCCGGGTTCCGGGCGGCGATGTGCTCGGACCATTTTCACCCGTGGACGCCGCAACAGGGCGAGAGCGGCTTCGCCTTCTCCTGGCTCGGGGCCGCGCTCCAGGCCACCCGCCTCCCGTTCGGGAGCGTGTGCTGCCCGTTCGGGCGGTACCACCCCGCGGTCGTGGCCCAAGCGGCGGGCACGCTCGCCGAGATGTACCCGGGGCGCTACTGGCTGGCACTCGGCACCGGGCAGGCCCTCAACGAGTCGATCACCGGGGGCGCGTGGCCCGCGAAGCCGGAGCGCCGGGCGTACCTGCGAGAGGCGGTGGACGTGATCCGCGCGTTGTGGTCCGGGGAGACGGTCACGCACCGCGGCCTCGTCCGGGTCGAGGGCGCCAGGTTGTACACGCGCCCGGCGGCGCCCCCGCTCCTGTTCGGGGCGGCCCTCACCGCCGAAACGGCCGAGTGGGTCGGCTCCTGGGCGGACGGGCTCCTCACCGTCGGACACGAGCCGGACCGGCGGCGCGCGGTGGTCGACGCGTTCCACCGCGGCGGGGGAGAGGGCAAGCCGATGGCGCTCCAAGCCGCCGTCGGGTACGCGCCCGACGAGGGCGAGGCGTGGGGCGACGCGCGCGCCCGGTGGCCGGTCGCCGGACTGGGCCAGGACCTGCTCCAGGACTGCCCCGCGCCCGAGCGGATCGCCGCCGCGGCCGCGGCCGTACGGGCCGAGGATCTGAGGGGGAAACTGCGCGTGTCGTCCGACCCGGGCCGCCACGTCGATTGGATCCGGGGCGATTTCGCGGCCGGGTTCGGGGCCGTTTACCTGCACTTCATCGGTCGCGGCCCCGACCGGTTCATCGACGCGTTCGCCGAGAAAGTGCTCCCCGCCTGCTGAGCGGGCCGCCCGTGGAACGGGCGCCCATTTAATTCAAGAGAAGTGACCATGCCGAGCTTTTGGAAGCCCCGGTTGGGGGCCGTGTACCTGGGGAACGGCACGTGCCGGTTCCGCGTCTGGGCCTCGAAGCGCGAACGGGTGGACCTCCGCGTCACCGCGCCCGCGGAGCGCGTGGTCCCGATGCGGCCGACGGGGGCCGGGTACTTCGAGGTCACGCTCGACGGCGTCGCGCCGGGCGCGCGGTACCTGTACCGGCTCGACGGCGGAGTAGAGCGCCCGGACCCGGCCAGCCGCTCTCAGCCCGCGACCGTGCACGGGCCGTCCGAGGTCGTCGACCCCGCGTTCCCGTGGACCGACGCGCACTGGCACGGGGTGCCGCTCGACAAGTACGTGATCTACGAGCTCCACGTGGGCACGTTCACCCCCGAGGGCACGTTCGACGCGGTGGTCACGCACCTCGACGAGCTTGTGGAGCTCGGGGTCACGGCCGTCGAGC
This region of Gemmata massiliana genomic DNA includes:
- a CDS encoding TIGR03885 family FMN-dependent LLM class oxidoreductase, with protein sequence MKTVGWHASHELYPPGKLIRLARRAEGAGFRAAMCSDHFHPWTPQQGESGFAFSWLGAALQATRLPFGSVCCPFGRYHPAVVAQAAGTLAEMYPGRYWLALGTGQALNESITGGAWPAKPERRAYLREAVDVIRALWSGETVTHRGLVRVEGARLYTRPAAPPLLFGAALTAETAEWVGSWADGLLTVGHEPDRRRAVVDAFHRGGGEGKPMALQAAVGYAPDEGEAWGDARARWPVAGLGQDLLQDCPAPERIAAAAAAVRAEDLRGKLRVSSDPGRHVDWIRGDFAAGFGAVYLHFIGRGPDRFIDAFAEKVLPAC